Proteins encoded together in one Pyxidicoccus trucidator window:
- a CDS encoding serine/threonine protein kinase: protein MAGGYLNPARLPPGTQVGPWRVVNRLGMGTYGAVYLAVGPEQETPGPVALKLALYPRDARFKREGELLSRLCHPAVPRLLDSGHWKDAAGARYPYLAMEFVQGASLYIWAQAHLPSSRQLLRLLATLARALEATHSAGGVHRDVKGDNVLVRHSDGHVFLTDFGSGNYLGATPLTSPPFPPGTPEYRSPEAWRYVLDPDRDVAVPYAPGPADDVFALGVTAYRLMTGEYPPSLATADDGARLWLLAGNGPRPPGALNERCCAELSALVSRMLSPTPETRGSARELAVALERAARHAGPEADASLFVRPAPESEDAWTSRPRVASPARRTGWSPWVAAASLGVALTLAGWMLSMSAGDAPAEVRASAQGEALDGGAVAVGDSALMEPVPSSIAPFAWSTIAVDMPLKPFPGQQRPDPRGRCPRKGQVPLQGSCWLKLDWSQKDCEENGYVYKDGCFVPAYPPPRPATSGPAN, encoded by the coding sequence ATGGCAGGTGGCTACCTGAATCCGGCACGCCTTCCTCCGGGCACCCAGGTCGGGCCGTGGCGCGTGGTGAACCGGCTGGGCATGGGCACCTACGGCGCCGTCTACCTTGCCGTGGGCCCCGAGCAGGAAACGCCAGGGCCCGTGGCCCTCAAGCTGGCCCTCTACCCTCGCGATGCGCGCTTCAAGCGAGAAGGAGAGCTCCTCTCCCGCCTATGCCACCCGGCCGTCCCTCGCCTCCTGGACTCGGGGCACTGGAAGGACGCGGCCGGCGCGCGCTACCCCTACCTCGCCATGGAGTTCGTGCAGGGCGCGTCCCTGTACATCTGGGCGCAAGCGCACCTGCCCTCTTCCCGTCAGCTGCTCCGGCTCCTCGCCACCCTGGCGCGCGCCCTCGAGGCCACCCATTCAGCGGGCGGCGTCCACAGGGACGTCAAAGGTGACAACGTGTTGGTGCGGCATTCCGACGGCCACGTCTTCCTCACCGACTTTGGTTCCGGGAACTACCTGGGCGCCACCCCGCTGACCTCGCCGCCGTTTCCTCCCGGCACTCCGGAGTACCGCTCGCCGGAGGCGTGGCGGTACGTGCTTGACCCTGACAGGGACGTGGCCGTGCCCTACGCCCCCGGGCCGGCGGATGATGTCTTCGCGCTGGGCGTCACCGCCTACCGACTGATGACAGGGGAGTACCCCCCTTCGCTTGCAACCGCGGATGACGGCGCTCGGCTCTGGCTCCTGGCCGGGAATGGACCTCGTCCTCCGGGAGCGCTCAACGAACGCTGCTGCGCGGAGCTGAGCGCCCTCGTTTCACGAATGCTCTCCCCCACCCCCGAGACGCGCGGTAGCGCCCGTGAGCTCGCGGTGGCGCTGGAGCGGGCCGCTCGCCATGCGGGTCCGGAGGCGGATGCGTCCCTCTTCGTCCGGCCAGCGCCTGAGTCCGAGGACGCGTGGACATCTCGCCCGCGCGTCGCGTCCCCGGCGCGTCGTACGGGTTGGAGTCCGTGGGTCGCGGCGGCAAGCCTGGGAGTGGCACTTACTCTGGCCGGGTGGATGCTGAGCATGTCGGCCGGAGACGCGCCCGCGGAGGTCCGAGCTTCAGCGCAAGGAGAGGCGCTGGATGGCGGCGCTGTCGCTGTCGGTGACTCCGCGCTGATGGAGCCGGTGCCGTCATCCATCGCCCCGTTCGCGTGGTCAACCATCGCCGTGGACATGCCACTCAAGCCCTTCCCGGGACAGCAGCGGCCAGACCCCCGCGGCCGCTGTCCACGCAAAGGGCAGGTTCCCCTCCAGGGCAGCTGCTGGCTGAAGCTGGACTGGTCCCAGAAGGACTGTGAAGAGAACGGCTACGTGTACAAGGACGGGTGTTTTGTGCCCGCCTACCCACCCCCGCGCCCCGCCACCTCGGGTCCCGCGAACTGA